From Rickettsia endosymbiont of Ceutorhynchus obstrictus, a single genomic window includes:
- the rplA gene encoding 50S ribosomal protein L1, which translates to MSINKKIVTAKASGGKKIREARQKVDSSALYNLTSGVEFLKSASYVKFNETLEIVMKLGVDPRHSDQMVRGVITLPAGTGKTVKVAVICKEERIEEAKKAGADMVGSVEIIEEIKAGKINFDVCIATPDMMSVIGSVARILGPKGLMPNPKLGTVTLDITTAVKNAKSGQVEYRAEKAGIIHAGVGKLSFPEQDLRKNLQALITAVIKAKPAGVKGNYLKAVYLSSTMGPSVKIDLASIL; encoded by the coding sequence ATGTCAATAAATAAAAAAATTGTTACCGCTAAAGCTAGCGGCGGTAAAAAAATAAGAGAAGCAAGGCAAAAAGTAGATTCATCCGCTTTATATAATTTAACAAGCGGCGTTGAATTTTTAAAATCTGCATCATATGTAAAGTTTAACGAAACTTTAGAAATAGTAATGAAATTAGGTGTAGATCCTCGGCATTCCGATCAGATGGTACGAGGAGTTATTACTTTGCCTGCCGGTACCGGTAAGACCGTGAAAGTTGCAGTTATTTGCAAAGAAGAAAGAATAGAAGAGGCGAAGAAAGCTGGAGCAGATATGGTCGGCTCGGTAGAGATTATTGAAGAAATTAAAGCCGGTAAAATTAATTTTGATGTCTGCATAGCAACACCGGATATGATGTCTGTCATCGGTTCGGTTGCAAGAATTTTAGGACCTAAAGGTTTAATGCCTAATCCAAAGCTTGGTACCGTAACATTAGATATTACGACTGCCGTAAAAAATGCCAAAAGCGGACAAGTGGAATATAGAGCAGAGAAAGCTGGTATAATCCATGCAGGCGTCGGAAAATTATCTTTTCCGGAGCAAGATTTACGAAAAAATTTACAAGCTTTAATCACTGCGGTAATTAAAGCAAAGCCTGCCGGTGTTAAAGGAAATTATTTAAAGGCGGTATATTTGTCTTCTACTATGGGACCATCAGTAAAAATAGATTTAGCCAGTATATTGTAA
- the rplK gene encoding 50S ribosomal protein L11: MAKKIKGYINLIIPAAKAAPAPPIGPALGQRKVNIMEFCKAFNAATQSIAPNTPLPTVITVYEDSSFTFKIKTPPASYYLKQYAKIEKGSKATKKEVVIGKVTMDDCREIAKLKIVDLNTNDINAAAKIIRGTAESMGLEVVGN; the protein is encoded by the coding sequence ATGGCGAAAAAAATAAAAGGTTATATTAATTTAATTATTCCGGCAGCTAAGGCTGCTCCTGCTCCGCCTATCGGACCTGCGCTCGGTCAGCGGAAGGTAAATATTATGGAATTTTGTAAAGCTTTTAATGCCGCGACACAAAGTATTGCGCCTAACACGCCTTTACCGACCGTGATTACCGTTTATGAAGATAGTAGTTTTACTTTTAAAATTAAGACGCCGCCGGCATCTTATTATTTAAAGCAATATGCCAAAATTGAAAAAGGATCGAAAGCTACTAAAAAAGAAGTCGTGATCGGGAAAGTTACTATGGATGACTGTCGTGAGATTGCTAAACTTAAAATAGTTGATCTTAATACTAACGATATTAATGCAGCGGCGAAAATTATTCGCGGTACTGCTGAATCCATGGGATTGGAAGTTGTAGGGAATTAA
- the nusG gene encoding transcription termination/antitermination protein NusG, which produces MTEQSISNTLTDSQKHEMRWYVIHTLSGSEKRIRQMILDKILKQKMSEFFEDILVPVFGVPEVKRGKNVKTEKKFMPSYILIKMNMSDKSWHLVKNIPGVTGFLGSKTTPQALTESEIQNIFSKLESEAKEAKDFKLFEIGESVIVTEGPFETFAGMVEEVDQEKNKLRVSISIFGKATPIELNFTQVKKNN; this is translated from the coding sequence GTGACAGAGCAAAGCATTAGTAATACGTTAACTGATTCTCAAAAACATGAAATGCGTTGGTACGTTATTCATACATTATCGGGTTCTGAAAAACGCATAAGACAAATGATACTCGATAAGATACTTAAGCAAAAAATGTCTGAATTTTTTGAAGATATATTAGTACCGGTTTTCGGAGTGCCTGAGGTTAAGCGAGGCAAAAACGTTAAGACTGAAAAAAAATTTATGCCTAGCTACATCTTGATAAAGATGAATATGAGCGATAAATCTTGGCATTTAGTAAAAAATATACCGGGGGTAACCGGGTTTTTAGGAAGTAAAACTACTCCACAAGCTCTTACTGAAAGCGAAATACAGAATATTTTTAGTAAGTTGGAATCAGAAGCTAAAGAAGCTAAGGATTTTAAATTATTTGAAATCGGCGAGTCGGTTATAGTTACAGAGGGACCATTTGAAACTTTCGCAGGTATGGTCGAAGAAGTTGATCAAGAAAAAAATAAGTTAAGGGTTTCAATATCAATTTTCGGTAAAGCAACTCCGATAGAATTAAATTTTACGCAAGTGAAAAAAAATAACTAA
- the rplL gene encoding 50S ribosomal protein L7/L12 has product MAKLAKIKEELSSLTLIQAAELVKALEEEWGVSAAAPVAMAAAAPVAAEAAAEKTDFDVILVSSGDKKIEVIKVVREITGLGLIEAKNLVSEAPKPVKHGVNKEEAEKIKASLEAAGAKVELK; this is encoded by the coding sequence ATGGCAAAATTAGCTAAAATTAAAGAAGAATTATCATCCCTGACATTAATACAAGCAGCTGAGCTTGTAAAAGCTCTTGAAGAAGAGTGGGGCGTATCTGCTGCCGCACCTGTGGCAATGGCTGCTGCTGCGCCGGTTGCTGCTGAAGCGGCTGCTGAAAAAACAGATTTTGATGTAATATTAGTAAGTAGCGGTGATAAAAAAATAGAAGTAATTAAAGTAGTAAGAGAAATTACCGGACTTGGCTTGATAGAAGCTAAAAATTTAGTAAGCGAAGCTCCTAAGCCGGTTAAACACGGCGTAAATAAAGAAGAAGCTGAAAAAATCAAAGCAAGCTTAGAAGCTGCAGGTGCAAAAGTTGAATTAAAGTAA
- the rplJ gene encoding 50S ribosomal protein L10: MLRSEKPIVVEELEKVYKESTSVIVAHYHGLTVSQISSLRESLKVKGAGFKVVKNTLAKIAANKSGLDGAVNLFAGPTAIAYSKDPVEVAKLVVDFAKSNDNLKIVGGIVNDQLLNEHSIRELSKLPSLNELRGKIIGLLQAPATKIVGVLQAPASSLARVIQAYVSKN, encoded by the coding sequence GTGTTAAGATCGGAAAAGCCAATAGTCGTAGAAGAGCTTGAAAAGGTTTATAAGGAATCAACTTCCGTAATTGTTGCTCATTATCATGGGTTAACGGTTAGTCAAATTAGTTCACTTAGAGAGTCTCTTAAAGTTAAAGGAGCCGGTTTTAAAGTTGTTAAAAATACTTTGGCTAAAATAGCTGCTAATAAATCGGGGCTAGACGGTGCCGTTAATTTATTTGCCGGTCCTACTGCTATTGCTTATTCTAAAGATCCGGTTGAAGTAGCAAAACTTGTTGTAGATTTTGCTAAATCTAATGACAATCTTAAAATAGTAGGCGGTATAGTTAATGACCAACTATTAAATGAACATTCAATAAGAGAGCTTTCTAAGTTACCGTCGCTAAACGAGCTTAGAGGTAAAATTATAGGGTTGTTACAAGCTCCTGCTACGAAAATAGTGGGTGTATTACAAGCGCCGGCATCAAGCTTGGCAAGAGTGATACAGGCGTATGTTAGTAAAAATTAA
- the secE gene encoding preprotein translocase subunit SecE — protein sequence MFKENKIYKFFEQVKQETYKVVWPAKKELIASTSIVVVAVFIFSLICLVLDYTIHNIIQILLNIAK from the coding sequence ATGTTTAAAGAAAATAAAATCTATAAATTTTTTGAGCAAGTCAAACAAGAGACTTATAAAGTTGTTTGGCCCGCTAAAAAAGAACTAATTGCTTCAACATCTATAGTAGTGGTCGCGGTTTTTATTTTTAGCTTAATTTGTTTAGTACTAGATTACACTATACATAATATAATACAAATTTTACTTAACATTGCTAAATAG